TATAAAGTATCTacatatgtttgattttgttgttgattattttgattcattCTCTTGTGCTAAGTGCATCTGCTGTTTCAATTCAGGTTTTAGATGTGTAGTGATTTAAAGAATAAACACGGCTCTTCTGATTTGGAGATGGAGGCTGTGGGAAGGCTCAATAATTGCTCGAAGCTGCTCGAATTTGCGGCCACGGACGATTTGGATGGCTTTGTACATGAGGTCGAGCAGCGAGGCCGTGACGTTGATGAAGTGAGTTTGTGGTATGGAAGAAGCTTTGGGTCGAAGAAGATGGGGTATGAGGAGAGAACTCCTATCATGATTGCTGCTTTGTATGGAAATACTGAGGTTTTGAGATATATAATCGCAACCGGGATAGTTGATGTGAATAGGGCGTGTGGCTTGGATGGTGCCACGGCCCTCCACTGCGCTGCTGCTGGTGGCTCGTGGTCGTCTGCGGAGGTTGTTGAGTTGTTGATGGCTGCCTCTGCTGACACCAGCATCGTGGATGTTTCGGGGAGGAAGCCCGGTGATCTCATTGCTCCGTGTGTGAGATCCTCGGCCAGTCCGAGAAGGAGGCAGTTGGAGATGATGCTGAACGGGGTGACCAGCGAGGGGGAGGAAGAGGGGAGCAAGAAGCAGGCGTTGGCTACGAGTGAGAACAGGGAGTATCCGATTGATATACCGTTACCGGATATAAACACGGGTGTTTATGGCAGTGATGAGTTTAGGATGTACAGCTTTAAGGTGAAGCCTTGCTCGAGGGCGTACTCTCACGACTGGACCGAGTGCCCGTTTGTCCACCCTGGGGAGAATGCGAGGAGGCGTGATCCGAGGACGTATCACTACACGTGCGTGCCCTGCCACACGGATGGCCGATCTGACGCCTACGAACCTCGACGACATATTCGGATCTCTCGACCCGTCTATGCTGTCGCAGTTGCAAGGACTGTCGCCGAAGATCAACAACACCACAAGCTCGCAGATGCAGTCCCCGACGGGCCTTCAGATGCGACAGAATATGAACCAACTCCGAGCAAGCTACCCGATGAACGTCTCGTCTTCGCCATCAAGGAATCCCTCGCCATACGGGTTCGACTCCTCCGCTGCAGTTGCTGCCGCGGTCATGAATTCACGGTCAGCCGCCTTCACGAAGCGGAGCCAGAGCTTTATTGACCGCAGCGGCGGCAATGGATACCGTTACGGGCCGACACCCAATTCCCCGGCCGGTCTCGTGCCACAGAAGCACTCTGAGTGGGGCGCTCCCGACGGGAAGCTAGAATGGGGCTTCAATGGTGAAGAAG
The nucleotide sequence above comes from Salvia hispanica cultivar TCC Black 2014 chromosome 5, UniMelb_Shisp_WGS_1.0, whole genome shotgun sequence. Encoded proteins:
- the LOC125188840 gene encoding LOW QUALITY PROTEIN: zinc finger CCCH domain-containing protein 29-like (The sequence of the model RefSeq protein was modified relative to this genomic sequence to represent the inferred CDS: deleted 1 base in 1 codon), encoding MCSDLKNKHGSSDLEMEAVGRLNNCSKLLEFAATDDLDGFVHEVEQRGRDVDEVSLWYGRSFGSKKMGYEERTPIMIAALYGNTEVLRYIIATGIVDVNRACGLDGATALHCAAAGGSWSSAEVVELLMAASADTSIVDVSGRKPGDLIAPCVRSSASPRRRQLEMMLNGVTSEGEEEGSKKQALATSENREYPIDIPLPDINTGVYGSDEFRMYSFKVKPCSRAYSHDWTECPFVHPGENARRRDPRTYHYTCVPATRMADLTPTNLDDIFGSLDPSMLSQLQGLSPKINNTTSSQMQSPTGLQMRQNMNQLRASYPMNVSSSPSRNPSPYGFDSSAAVAAAVMNSRSAAFTKRSQSFIDRSGGNGYRYGPTPNSPAGLVPQKHSEWGAPDGKLEWGFNGEEVNKLRKSASFGFRTGANAAPAHSDVGEPDVSWVNTLVKDVPAGAAGMYSPTRRQGMYSPQQRQGGHETTTTTAMIPQWLEQMYIEQEQIVA